A window of the Brassica napus cultivar Da-Ae chromosome C5, Da-Ae, whole genome shotgun sequence genome harbors these coding sequences:
- the LOC106401644 gene encoding tryptophan synthase beta chain 1-like, which produces MFGKEKSQIISVSKKKKNRNMSSTKIFQVRGQPLPRFPVRNHRMINTVVCGFPIISHHRVSNVLSRTSGPFLGYVPARTDENPFLRGDSNGRFGKFGGKFVPETLMSCLRDLEDEFNFVLSDHEFQVEFTAALRDYVGRETPLYFAERLTQHYKNIARTTGDGPEIYLKREDLCHGGSHKINNALAQAMIARRLGCSRVVAATGSGQHGVATAAACAKLSLECTVFMGTTDIEKQSSNVLSMKLLGAQVKSVQGTFQDASSEAIRNWVGKLETTYYLPGTVVGPHPSPVMVREFQSVIGKETRRQAKQLWGGKPDVLVACVGSGSNALGLFHEFVRDEDVRLVGVEAAGLGLDSGKHSATLAVGDVGVYHGSMSYLLQDDQGQILRPHSIGVGLEYPGVGPEISFLKESGRAEFCTATDQEAIQACMLLSRLEGIIPALETSHALAILEKLVPTLRDGAKVVVNCSGRGDKDINTLIQRGMPSSLC; this is translated from the exons ATGTTTGGCAAGGAAAAATCACAAATAatcagtgtttcaaaaaaaaaaaaaaatcgaaacatGTCGTCAACTAAAATATTCCAGGTACGAGGGCAGCCACTTCCTAGGTTTCCGGTAAGAAACCACCGTATGATAAACACTGTTGTTTGTGGATTTCCCATAATAAGTCACCACCGTGTAAGCAACGTACTCAGCCGTACGAGTGGTCCGTTTTTGGGTTATGTCCCAGCAAGAACCGACGAGAACCCGTTTCTTCGTGGCGACAGTAACGGTAGATTCGGAAAGTTCGGTGGAAAGTTTGTACCGGAGACATTGATGTCTTGCCTGAGAGATCTTGAAGACGAGTTCAATTTTGTTTTGAGCGATCATGAATTTCAG GTGGAGTTTACCGCAGCGTTAAGAGACTACGTAGGAAGAGAAACGCCTCTCTACTTCGCCGAACGTTTAACACAACACTACAAGAACATAGCTCGAACCACCGGAGATGGACCCGAGATCTACCTGAAAAGGGAAGATCTATGCCATGGTGGGTCCCACAAAATCAACAATGCTCTCGCTCAAGCTATGATTGCCAGGCGGCTTGGTTGCAGCCGTGTGGTGGCGGCCACAGGATCCGGACAACATGGGGTCGCCACCGCGGCTGCTTGTGCAAAGCTCTCCCTGGAATGTACTGTTTTCATGGGAACCACAGATATAGAGAAACAATCCTCTAATGTTCTTTCCATGAAACTGCTTGGTGCTCAG GTGAAATCAGTACAAGGAACATTTCAAGATGCGAGTTCAGAGGCGATTCGAAATTGGGTTGGAAAACTAGAAACCACATACTACTTACCGGGGACGGTCGTAGGACCTCACCCGAGTCCGGTAATGGTACGAGAGTTTCAGTCCGTGATAGGGAAAGAGACGAGAAGGCAAGCGAAACAGCTATGGGGTGGTAAGCCTGATGTGTTGGTGGCTTGTGTGGGGAGTGGCTCAAATGCATTGGGTTTGTTCCATGAGTTTGTTAGGGATGAGGATGTGCGGCTAGTAGGGGTCGAGGCCGCGGGGCTGGGTCTGGATTCAGGGAAACATTCAGCTACTTTGGCCGTTGGAGATGTTGGTGTATACCATGGCTCCATGAGCTATTTACTGCAAGATGATCAAGGACAGATACTTAGACCACACTCCATAGGAGTAGG GTTAGAGTATCCCGGAGTTGGCCCGGAGATTAGCTTTCTGAAAGAAAGTGGAAGAGCCGAATTCTGCACAGCAACAGACCAAGAAGCGATTCAAG CGTGCATGCTATTGAGCAGATTAGAGGGAATAATCCCAGCATTGGAAACGTCTCACGCGCTCGCGATCCTTGAAAAACTTGTTCCTACTCTGCGTGATGGTGCCAAAGTGGTCGTGAATTGCAGTGGCCGTGGCGACAAAGATATAAACACTCTTATCCAACGAGGCATGCCCTCTTCTCTTTGTTGA
- the LOC106351226 gene encoding uncharacterized protein LOC106351226: MTTNTFSFQLLSSQNSILKMTLFNQPCLYSKIDKEDPEEVSHRRAKFLIYKTLQKADVVSRRSSHPSSFLRMKLLRLKAKIVKSLTKLRRNIESVVRFGGIQKHSQSSVRALKKMFHGGATNGLPRPIFALEV, encoded by the coding sequence ATGACTACAAATACTTTCTCATTTCAACTCCTCTCTTCACAAAACAGCATCTTGAAAATGACTCTCTTCAATCAGCCATGTCTTTACTCAAAGATAGACAAGGAAGACCCAGAAGAGGTGTCTCACCGACGAGCCAAGTTCTTGATTTACAAAACACTTCAAAAGGCCGACGTGGTGTCTCGTCGTTCTTCTCACCCGTCGTCGTTTCTGAGGATGAAGCTGCTAAGGTTGAAGGCCAAGATCGTTAAGAGTTTGACTAAACTACGTCGGAACATAGAATCCGTCGTTAGGTTTGGCGGGATTCAAAAGCATTCTCAAAGCAGCGTGAGAGCCTTGAAGAAGATGTTCCACGGTGGTGCAACCAATGGACTACCAAGGCCTATTTTCGCTCTTGaagtttga
- the LOC125586938 gene encoding uncharacterized mitochondrial protein AtMg00810-like, which translates to MRDSKSVSNPLTPQGKGVEDDKEYGDPTKYRSIVGGLLYLCASRPDVMYASTFLSRYMSSPRMKHYQEAKRVLRYVKGTSSFGVYFTSVEEPRLVGYSDSDWGGSKEDKKSTSAIAIGKNPVQHRRTKHIEIKYHFVREAEQKGIIELEYCKGDDQLTNILTKALDGSRFEDLRKQLGVKSRYD; encoded by the exons ATGCGAGACAGCAAGAGTGTAAGCAACCCACTTACACCACAAGGAAAAGGAGTTGAGGATGACAAGGAGTATGGAGATCCGACTAAGTATAGAAGTATCGTTGGAGGGCTTTTGTACTTGTGTGCATCAAGACCTGATGTGATGTATGCAAGCACCTTTCTCTCAAGATACATGTCATCACCTCGCATGAAGCACTACCAAGAAGCCAAAAGGGTGTTAAGATATGTCAAAGGAACATCAAGCTTTGGAGTGTACTTCACAAGCGTGGAAGAACCAAGACTTGTAGGCTACTCGGACAGCGATTGGGGTGGTTCTAAGGAAGACAAGAAAAGCACTTCAG CAATAGCAATTGGGAAGAATCCGGTGCAACACAGAAGGACGAAGCACATAGAGATCAAGTACCATTTCGTGAGGGAAGCTGAGCAAAAAGGAATCATTGAACTAGAGTATTGCAAAGGGGATGATCAACTCACAAACATTCTCACAAAGGCATTGGACGGTTCAAGGTTTGAAGATCTAAGGAAGCAGCTTGGAGTCAAGTCGAGATATGATTAA
- the LOC106346419 gene encoding heat shock 70 kDa protein 16, translating to MSVVGFDVGNENCVIAVAKQRGIDVLLNDESNRENPGMVSFGEKQRFMGAAAAASATMHPKSTISQLKRLIGRKFREPDVQKDLKLFPFETSEDSADGGIQIRLRYMGEVQSFSPVQILGMLLSHLKQVAEKSLNTPVSDCVIGIPSYFTNSQRLAYLDAAAIAGLRPLRLMHDCTATALGYGIYKTDLAANSSPTCIVFVDIGHCDTQVCVASFGSGSMRVLSHGSDRNLGGRDFDEVLFNYFAVEFKEKYSIDVYTNTKACVRLRASCEKVKKVLSANAEAPLNIECLMEEKDVKSFIKREEFEQLSSGLLERLIVPCQKALADSGLSLDQIHSVELVGSGSRIPAISKMLSSLFKRELGRTVNASECVARGCALQCAMLSPIFRVRDYEVQDSFPFSIGFSSDKGPINTPSNEMLFPKGQVFPSVKVLTLRRENTFHLEAFYADHNEISPDSPIQIGSFTIGPFQSSHGQAARVKVRVQLNLHGIVTIDSASLIEDPKENTTSEETVSENNHQSPATKDGTSDPSSGPTGNDHKAIKRMKISVVENVSGALTKDELLEAKQREYSLVQQDLKMESTKDKKNALESFVYEMRDKMLNTYRSTATESERECIARNLQETEEWLYEDGDDESENAYIEKLNDIKKLIDPIENRYKDAEERVQASKDLAKTIADNRMAAESLPPPRKNAVLDECKKVERWLHERTTEQESHNHPELQSGEIRRKADALNATCKYIGKSNSPPTKSEHNGSHGRRNSDDMELD from the exons ATGAGTGTGGTGGGATTCGACGTTGGGAACGAGAACTGTGTTATCGCTGTTGCAAAGCAACGTGGGATCGATGTTCTGTTGAACGATGAATCCAACAGAGAGAATCCAGGTATGGTTTCCTTTGGTGAGAAGCAGAGGTTCATGGGCGCTGCTGCTGCTGCCTCCGCTACTATGCATCCCAAATCCACCATCTCTCAGTTAAAGAGGCTGATCGGTAGGAAGTTCAGGGAGCCTGATGTTCAGAAGGATCTAAAGCTGTTCCCTTTCGAGACTTCTGAGGACTCTGCTGACGGTGGGATTCAGATACGGCTTCGGTATATGGGTGAGGTGCAGAGCTTTAGTCCTGTGCAGATATTAGGCATGTTGCTTTCGCATTTGAAGCAGGTGGCGGAGAAGAGTCTCAATACGCCTGTTTCTGACTGTGTCATTGGGATCCCTTCCTACTTTACTAACTCGCAGAGGCTTGCTTATTTGGATGCGGCGGCCATTGCTGGCTTGAGGCCGTTGAGATTGATGCATGACTGTACTGCCACTGCGCTTGGATATGGTATATATAAGACAGACTTGGCGGCTAACTCGAGCCCTACTTGCATTGTGTTTGTCGACATCGGTCACTGCGATACCCAAGTTTGTGTGGCGTCGTTTGGGTCTGGCAGCATGAGAGTGCTTTCTCATGGTTCTGATAGAAACTTGGGCGGGAGAGATTTTGATGAGGTTTTATTCAACTACTTTGCTGTTGAGTTCAAGGAGAAATACAGCATTGATGTATATACAAACACTAAGGCTTGTGTTAGGTTAAGGGCGTCGTGTGAGAAAGTGAAGAAGGTCTTGAGCGCAAATGCTGAAGCTCCTCTGAATATAGAATGTCTGATGGAGGAGAAGGATGTGAAGAGCTTCATCAAGAGAGAAGAGTTTGAGCAGTTGTCATCAGGCTTGTTGGAGAGATTGATTGTTCCGTGTCAAAAGGCTTTGGCTGACTCTGGTCTAAGTTTGGATCAGATTCATTCTGTGGAGCTCGTTGGTTCAGGGTCCAGAATCCCAGCTATATCTAAGATGCTAAGCTCGTTGTTTAAGAGAGAGCTTGGCAGGACTGTGAATGCAAGCGAGTGCGTTGCTCGTGGATGTGCGCTTCAGTGTGCAATGCTCAGTCCAATTTTTCGAGTGAGAGATTATGAG GTTCAAGATTCTTTCCCATTCTCAATTGGCTTTTCATCTGATAAAGGTCCCATAAACACACCATCGAATGAAATGCTCTTTCCTAAAGGCCAAGTTTTTCCAAGTGTGAAGGTTCTTACTCTACGTAGAGAAAACACGTTCCATTTGGAAGCCTTTTACGCAGATCATAACGAAATATCTCCAGATTCACCAATTCAGATAGGCAGCTTTACG ATTGGTCCTTTTCAAAGTTCCCACGGACAAGCAGCGCGTGTCAAAGTAAGAGTTCAGCTAAATCTACACGGGATTGTCACCATCGATTCAGCTTCT CTAATAGAGGATCCTAAGGAGAATACGACTTCTGAAGAGACAGTATCCGAAAATAACCATCAATCTCCTGCTACAAAGGATGGCACTTCAGACCCTTCGTCAGGTCCTACT GGTAATGATCATAAGGCTATCAAAAGAATGAAAATTTCAGTTGTTGAGAACGTCTCTGGTGCATTGACAAAGGATGAGTTATTGGAGGCCAAACAGAGAGAGTACTCTTTAGTACAGCAAGATCTGAAGATGGAATCGACAAAGGATAAGAAAAATGCTCTTGAATCCTTTGTTTATGAGATGCGTGATAAG ATGTTAAATACGTATAGAAGCACTGCAACTGAGTCAGAACGGGAATGCATCGCCAGAAATCTTCAAGAAACAGAGGAATGGCTCTAcgaagatggtgatgatgaaTCTGAAAATGCTTACATCGAGAAGTTGAATGACATCAAAAAG CTCATCGATCCTATTGAAAATCGATATAAAGATGCAGAAGAGCGAGTACAAGCATCAAAAGACCTTGCGAAAACTATAGCCGATAATCGGATGGCTGCAGAATCTCTTCCTCCTCCAAGAAAGAACGCG GTTCTTGATGAATGTAAGAAAGTCGAGAGATGGCTCCACGAGAGAACCACGGAACAAGAATCACATAACCATCCGGAGCTGCAATCTGGTGAAATCAGGAGAAAGGCCGATGCTCTTAACGC GACGTGCAAGTACATTGGGAAGTCAAACTCTCCTCCCACGAAATCGGAACATAATGGATCCCACGGACGTAGGAACTCGGATGATATGGAGCTTGATTGA
- the LOC106397214 gene encoding pentatricopeptide repeat-containing protein At1g11630, mitochondrial-like translates to MNPSLMASLFRILTSEPLARNVNQFRLISTASSLLTPDSKASLTSNHHKNTRHVLSLLRTENNPDRILEICRSASLTPDHHHLHRVAFSVAVATLSRDKHFAAVSHLLDGFIKSQPNPKSESFAVRVIILYGRANMLDRSLQTFHDLERYEIQRTVKSLNALLLACLTARDYEEAKRVYSETPKKYGIEPDLETYNRIIKALCESNSTSSSYSIVAEMERRRVKPRASTFGLMIGGFYKEEKYDEVRRVLRLMRDFGVHVGVATYNVMVRCLCERKRTREAKALLCGVMSSRMRPNSVTYSLLIHGFCSEGDLDEAMSVFEVMVKSGCKPGSECYFDLIRCLCKGGDFETALVLCRESMEKNWVPSFSVMRWLVHGLVGSNKVDEAREVIAHVKDKFSRNVDLWNEVEAELPR, encoded by the coding sequence ATGAACCCCTCCCTAATGGCGTCTCTCTTCCGCATTCTAACATCCGAACCTCTCGCTCGCAACGTGAATCAGTTCAGATTAATCTCAACCGCTTCATCCCTCCTCACACCGGACTCGAAAGCCTCACTCACCAGCAACCATCACAAGAACACCCGCCACGTCCTCTCCCTCCTCAGAACCGAGAACAATCCAGATCGAATCCTCGAGATCTGCAGATCCGCTTCCCTCACACctgaccaccaccacctccaccgcGTCGCCTTCTCCGTCGCGGTCGCGACACTATCCCGCGACAAACACTTCGCCGCCGTATCACACCTCCTCGACGGATTCATCAAGAGCCAACCTAATCCCAAATCCGAGAGCTTCGCCGTCCGCGTGATCATCCTCTACGGCAGAGCCAACATGCTCGATCGATCTCTACAAACATTCCACGACCTCGAGAGGTATGAGATCCAGAGAACGGTGAAGTCGTTGAACGCTCTGTTACTCGCTTGCTTGACGGCGAGAGATTACGAAGAAGCGAAACGAGTCTACTCGGAGACGCCGAAGAAGTACGGAATCGAGCCTGATCTCGAGACGTACAATCGAATCATCAAGGCCTTGTGCGAATCGAATTCGACGAGCTCGTCGTACTCCATCGTCGCGGAGATGGAGAGGAGGCGTGTGAAGCCGAGAGCTTCCACCTTCGGGTTGATGATTGGAGGTTTTTACAAGGAGGAGAAGTACGATGAGGTGAGGAGAGTGTTGAGGTTGATGAGAGATTTTGGTGTTCATGTTGGTGTTGCGACGTACAACGTCATGGTTCGGTGTTTGTGTGAGAGGAAGAGAACTAGAGAAGCTAAGGCGTTGCTTTGTGGAGTTATGTCGAGTAGGATGAGACCGAACTCAGTGACGTATTCTCTTTTGATTCATGGGTTTTGCAGCGAGGGGGATTTGGATGAGGCGATGAGTGTGTTTGAGGTTATGGTGAAGAGTGGGTGCAAGCCGGGTAGTGAATGTTATTTTGATCTGATACGTTGTTTGTGTAAAGGAGGAGACTTTGAGACGGCTTTGGTGCTTTGTAGGGAGAGTATGGAGAAGAATTGGGTTCCGAGTTTCAGTGTCATGAGGTGGCTTGTTCATGGACTAGTTGGTAGTAACAAGGTTGATGAAGCTAGAGAGGTGATTGCGCACGTGAAAGACAAGTTTTCAAGGAATGTTGATTTGTGGAATGAAGTTGAAGCTGAGTTGCCTCGGTGA
- the LOC106401015 gene encoding sterol 14-demethylase has product MELDSDKNLLKTGLVIVATLVIAKLIFSFFTSSSKKKRLPPTLKAWPPLIGSLLRFLKGPIVMLRDEYPKLGSVFTVNLLHKKMTFLIGPEVSAHFFKAPESDLSQQEVYQFNVPTFGPGVVFDVDYTVRQEQFRFFTEALRVNKLKGYVEMMVTEAQDFFSKWGESGEVDLKTELERLIILTASRCLLGREVRDQLFDDVSALFHDLDNGMLPISVLFPYLPIPAHRRRDRAREKLSEIFTKIIGSRKRSGKCENDMLQCFIESKYKDGRQTTESEVTGLLIAALFAGQHTSSITSTWTGAYLMKYKEYFSAALDEQRKLMEKHGDKIDHDILSEMDVLYRCIKEALRLHPPLIMLMRASHCDFSVTARDGKTFDIPKGHIVATSPAFANRLPHIFKDPDSYDPDRFSPGREEDKAAGAFSYISFGGGRHGCLGEPFAYLQIKAIWSHLLRNFELELVSPFPEIDWNAMVVGVKGSVMVRYKRRQLS; this is encoded by the exons atggaattggATTCAGACAAGAATCTACTGAAGACGGGTTTGGTTATAGTGGCGACACTCGTCATAGCCaaactcatcttctccttcttcacatCCTCCTCCAAGAAGAAGCGTCTCCCTCCCACTCTCAAAGCGTGGCCTCCCCTCATCGGAAGCCTCCTCCGTTTCTTGAAAGGACCCATCGTTATGCTCAGAGACGAGTACCCCAAGCTAGGAAGCGTCTTCACAGTCAACCTCCTCCACAAAAAGATGACCTTTCTCATCGGCCCCGAAGTCTCCGCCCACTTCTTCAAAGCCCCCGAGTCTGATCTCAGCCAGCAGGAAGTCTACCAGTTCAATGTCCCTACCTTTGGCCCTGGTGTTGTCTTCGACGTCGACTACACCGTTCGCCAGGAGCAGTTCAGGTTCTTCACCGAGGCTCTAAGGGTTAACAAGTTGAAAGGCTATGTGGAGATGATGGTTACGGAAGCTCAG GATTTTTTCTCGAAATGGGGAGAGAGTGGTGAAGTGGATCTAAAGACTGAGCTAGAGCGGCTCATCATCTTAACCGCAAGCAGATGTTTACTAGGTCGTGAAGTTCGTGACCAGCTTTTTGATGACGTGTCCGCTTTGTTCCACGACCTTGACAACGGCATGCTTCCCATCAGCGTTCTCTTCCCTTACCTCCCAATTCCAGCTCACCGTCGCAGGGACCGTGCACGTGAAAAGCTCTCCGAGATTTTTACAAAGATCATTGGGTCGAGAAAACGCTCCGGGAAATGCGAGAACGACATGTTGCAGTGCTTCATCGAGTCGAAGTACAAAGACGGGAGGCAGACGACGGAGTCCGAGGTTACCGGTCTGCTCATCGCCGCTCTCTTTGCAGGACAGCACACGAGCTCCATCACTTCCACGTGGACAGGTGCGTACCTGATGAAGTACAAAGAGTACTTCTCCGCTGCCTTGGATGAGCAGAGGAAGCTGATggagaaacacggagacaagaTCGATCACGACATCTTGTCCGAGATGGATGTGCTCTACCGTTGCATCAAGGAAGCGTTGAGGCTTCACCCTCCGTTGATCATGCTCATGAGAGCCTCCCACTGTGACTTCAGCGTGACGGCTCGTGATGGAAAGACGTTTGACATCCCGAAGGGTCATATCGTTGCGACCTCGCCTGCGTTCGCCAACCGCTTGCCGCATATCTTCAAGGACCCTGACAGCTATGATCCGGATAGATTCTCTCCTGGAAGAGAAGAGGACAAAGCCGCAGGAGCGTTTTCGTACATTTCGTTCGGTGGAGGTAGGCACGGGTGTCTTGGAGAGCCCTTTGCTTACCTGCAGATCAAAGCCATATGGAGTCATTTGCTGAGGAACTTTGAGCTTGAGTTGGTTTCACCGTTCCCTGAGATCGACTGGAACGCTATGGTGGTTGGCGTTAAAGGCAGTGTGATGGTGCGTTACAAGCGTCGCCAACTGTCTTAA